CAGCTCGCTGCCCGGCAGGCGATCCAGGCTGAGCAGCAGCCAGCGGCACAGTTGCTGGTCGAGCGAGTGATGCCGATTGCAGACTGCCGTCTGCGCCATCTGCGTGATCAGGGCCTGGGTGTAGCGCAGCAGCAGATGCATCAGCGCGCCACCGCGGTTGAACTCGGCCAGCAGCAGGTCGGCGCGCAGCCGCCAGCCCTGGCCGGCGCTTTGCACCACGGCGCGGCTGGGTGTGGTTTCTCCACCCATGAAGAGCGAGATCCCCACCAGCCCCTCACGCCCCACCACCGCGATCTCGGCCGAGTCGCCGTCTTCCAGCACATAGAGCAGGGAGACGATGGCCGTGGTGGGGAAGATCAGATGGCTCATGCGCATGCCCGACTCATAGAGCACACGGCCCAAGGGCAGCGCTACCGGCTGGAGCGCCGCAGCCCAGGACTGGCGCAGTTCAAGCGGCAGCGCGGCAAGCAGTTCGTTGTCAGAGTGCATGGGCGGGCCGGCTGCGCAAAGGGCCCTAAGCCTAAGGCCAGTGCGCTTCTCGCGGGCGTGCATGTGGGCCAGCGCACAGAAACTCTGCCCTCAAAGGGTCAGGATGTCGTCCAGCCAAACGCTCGAACCCAAGCCGCCCATGAACCCATTCAGCCCACGCAGCAAGCTCACTACCGACTGCAGCAAGACACAGCTGCGGCGCCTGCTGCGAGTGCTGGCCACCACCCGCAAAGCCCTGCGCGCCGCCCGGGCGCGCGAGCAACTGGCGCGGCAGCGCTCGCAATGCGACGACCTGACCGGCCTGGCCAACCGCGAGGGCTTTGCCTGCCTGACCCGCGCCAATCTGGCCGACCCTCTGCCGCTCGATCAGGTCTGCGCCCTGCTCTTCATCGACCTGGATGGCTTCAAGGCCATCAACGACCAGCTGGGCCATGCTGCAGGCGATCGCCTGCTTCAGATCGTGGGCGCACGCCTCACCCATGCCATGCGCGCCGGCGACTCGGTCAGCCGGCACGGCGGAGACGAGTTCCTCTGCCTCTTGCCACAGCTGCACAGCGAGGCCAGGGCCATGAGCATTGCGCAGCAATTGGTCGGCCTGATCGCCGCCCCTTGTGAGCTGGGCGGCATCCGGGTCTCGGTGCGGCCCAGCATCGGCCTGGCCTTCTACCCACGCGACGGCGCCACCCTGGAGCTGCTGCTCGCCCATGCCGACCAGGCTATGTATGCCGCCAAGCGCGACGGCGGCGGCGTGGCGGCGGCGCAGCGATAGAGCGCGGCGAGACACGCTCGCGCGCCGGCTCAGTCGCTGATCTGCACCGCCTGCACAAAGGCCACGTGGTCCTTGAGCGCCGCACCCAGCTCAGTGGGCGCGGGATAGAACCAGACGGCATCGGGCAGCAGGTCACCGTTCACGAAGAGGCTGAGCCACTGCTCCTCCCCATAGGCATTGCGGCTGCGGTGGTTGCTGAAGGTGGTCAGTTCCCGCTTGAGACTGGCGGCGGGGAAGTAGTGGTTGCCGTCCATGACGACGGTGTGCGGGCTGTCCGCGATCACGGTGCCCTTCCAGATGGCTTTCATTCCCGCTTCACTCCTTGATCCCCGGGGCGATGCCCGTCACGTCCTTGAAGCCCTCAACCGCCTTGCCCTTGCGCGCGCGTTTGCCCGCGTGCGCCGCCAGGCCCGATAGCCGCAACAGCTCCTCCTTGGGCTTGTTGCCGCGCGCAATGCCCGTGAGCTGCAGGCCGGCGGCAAAGCAGCTCACCGCCAGCAGCTTGGTCTTGGGGGCCAGCTCCATCAGCGTCAGGCCCCGCCCGCCCTTGGGCTGCAGCTTGAGCTCGGTGACCGGGAAGGTGAGCAAATGCCCGTCATCGCTCAAGCAGGCCAGGTTGGGCTGCTCGGGCGAGACCAGGGCGGGCTTGAGCGGCAACTCGCCGGTCTCCAGAGCCAGGAAGCTCTTGCCCACACGCTTGGAAGCCGTGAGATCGCCAATCGTGGCCACCAGGCCAAAGCCGCCGCTGCCGGCCAGCACCAGACTCTGCGAGGCGGGGCCGGCGAAGTAGTGCAGCAGCTGGGTACCGGCCTCGAGGTCGATCAAGCTGGTGACGGGTGCCCCATCGCCGCGCCCACCCGGCAGGGCCGCCACCGCCACCGAGTAGCTGCGGCCGCTTGACCCCAGCGCGATCAGGGTGTCCACCGAACGGCATTTGAAGGCGCCGTAGAGCGCATCGCCAGCCTTGAAGGCCAGGCCGTTCACATCAACCTCATGGCCCTTGAGCGCCCGTGCCCAGCCCTTTTGGCTCAGCACCACGGTGACGGGCTCGTCCACCACCTTCAGTTCGGCCACGGCGCGCTTTTCGGCCTGGATCAAGGTCCGGCGGGCGTCGCCAAACTGCTTGGCGTCCGCCTCGATTTCCTTGATCAACAAGCGCTTCAGGGTACCGGGGTTGCCAAGGATGTCGCGTAGTTTGTCGGCTTCTTCGCGCAGGTTCTTGAGCTCCTGCTCGATCTTGATCGCTTCCAACCGAGCCAACTGCCGCAGGCGGATTTCCAGGATGTCCTCGGCCTGGCGGTCCGAGAGGCGGAAGCGCTCGATCAGCGCCGGCTTGGGCTCATCCGCATTGCGGATGATGGCGATCACCTCGTCGATGTTCAGCAGCACGATCTGCCGACCTTCGAGGATGTGGATGCGGTCCTCGGCCTTTTGCAGACGGTGCTGGCTGCGGCGCTGCACCGTGGTCTGGCGGAAGGCCAGCCACTCGGCCAGGATCTGGCGCAGGTTCTTCTGCACCGGCTTGCCGTCCAGGCCCACCATGGTCAGGTTGATGGGGCTGCTGGTCTCCAGGCTGGTGTGGGCCAGCAGCACCTGGGTCAGATCGGCCTCGCTCACCGTGCGGCTCTTGGGCTCGAACACCAGGCGCACGGCGGCGTCCTTGCTGCTCTCGTCGCGCACGCCGTCCAGCACCGCCAGCAGGGTGTTCTTCAGCTGCAATTGCTCAGGTGTCACGGCCTTCTTGCCGGTCTTGACCTTGGGGTTGGAGATCTCCTCAATCTCCTCCAAGACCTTCTGGCTGGACACGCCGTGGGGCAGTTCGGTGATGACCAGCTGCCATTGACCACGCGCCAGCTCTTCCACCTTCCAACGCGCGCGCAGCTTCAGGCTGCCTCGCCCCGTGGCATAGGCCGCGCGGATGTCGTCGGGGCTGGAGATGATCTGAGCGCCACCGGGGAAGTCGGGGCCGGGGATGGCCGCGAAGAGTTCATCATCGGGCAGCTGCGGATTGCGCAGCAGGGCCACGGCGGCGGCGGCCACCTCAGCCAGGTTGTGGCTGGGCACCTCGGTGGCCATGCCCACGGCGATGCCGCTGGCGCCATTGAGCAGCACGAAGGGCAGACGCGCCGGCAGCTCCTTGGGTTCTTCCGTGCTGCCGTCGTAATTGGGCGTGAAGTCCACCGTGCCCTCGTCCAGCTCCTCCATCAAGAGCCGGGCCAAGGGGGTCAGGCGGGCCTCGGTGTAGCGCATGGCGGCCGCGCCGTCGCCGTCGCGCGAGCCGAAGTTGCCCTGGCCGTCCACCAGCGGGTAGCGCTGTGCGAAGTCCTGCGCCATGCGCACCAGGGCGTCGTAGGCGGCTTGGTCGCCGTGCGGGTGAAAGCGACCCAGCACATCACCGACCACGCGCGCGCTCTTGACCGGCTTGGCCCCATTGGCCCCGGCCCAGGCCAGGCCCATGCGGAACATCGAGTAGACGATGCGCCGCTGCACCGGCTTTTGCCCGTCCGTCACCACCGGCAGGGCGCGGCCCTTCACGACCGAAAGGGCGTACTCCAGATAGGCGCGCTGGGCGTACTCACCGAGCAGCAGGGCGTCGCCGCTGTCTTCGGCGCCGCCATCGCCCCCCCCATTCGTGTTGCGGGGGGGCTCCATCTCATTCATCAGGCTCAACTGCTCGGGCATGGGTTCTTCCTCGAAGGGCGCGCATTGTCGCCAAGCCGGCCGCCACAATCATGGGATGGCCCGCCTATTGATTCCCTTACCCCGTCAGGATCACGACCCCAGCGAGGTGGCGATCCCCTGGCAGCTGCTGCGTGAGCAGGGCCACATTTGCGTGTTCGCCACGCCCGATGGCCGTCCCGCCCAGGCCGACCTGCGCATGCTCAGTGGCCAAGGCCTGGGACCTTTCAAGGGCCTGCTGGCGGCCGACGCCCGAGCCCGCGCCACCCATGAGGCGCTGCGCGCCGACCCGGCCTTCCAACGGCCCCTGGCCTGGAGCGCGCTGCAGGACCAGGACTTCGACGCCCTCTGGCTGGCTGGCGGGCATGCCCAGGGCATGCGCGAATACCTGGAAAGCCCGATGCTCCAGGCCTTGGTGGCCCGCCACGCGCAGGCGGGCCGGCCCTTGGCCGCCGTCTGCCACGGCGTGGTGCTGGCCGCGCGCAGCCGGGACGCGCAGGGCCGTTCGGTGTTGGCCGGCCGGCGTGTCACCGCCCTGCTGGCGCGCCAGGAATTGGCCGCCTGGTGGCTGACCCGCGCCTGGTTGGGCGACTACTACCGCACCTACCCGCAGACGGTGCAGGCCGAGGTCACCGCCGCGCTGGGCGAGCCCACCCTGTTCGAGCCCGGCCCCTTGCCCATCGCCCGCGACGCCCCCGGGCAGGAAGGGCGCGGCTTCGCGCAGCAGGATGGAAATTGGGTCACCGGCCGCTGGCCCGGAGATTTGCACCGCATGGTGCAGCTATTCAGCCCCTTGCTGCGCCCAAGCAACGCTGCATCCACAGCGAGCTGAGCGCCCGCCCGCTCTTGAAGGCGTACTCGCGGAATACGCCCACCTCTTCGAAGCCAAAGCGCCGATGCAGCGCCACCGAGGCGGCATTGGGCAGGGCAATGCCGACGACGGCTGTGTGCAGGCCCTGCCCCTGGATGGACTCGAACAAGCGGGTGTAGAGCGCCGAGCCCACACCCTGCCCAGCACCCTCCGGCGCCACATAAATGCTGGTCTCGATGGTGCGTGCGAAGGCCGGGTGATCGCGGTAGCGCTGGCTGCAGGCATAGCCCCGCAATGCATCGCCCTGCACCGCCACCCACAGGCGATGCGGCCCCGCCGGGGCGTAGCCTTCCATCCAACGCTCGACCGCCTCCAGGCTCAGCGGCTGCTCGTCAAAGCTTGCAAAAGAGTGCGCGATGTAGTGGTTGCGCAGCGCCAGCAAGGCTTGCGCGTCGCCGGGAACCGCAGTGCGCACCTCAAGCATGGGCGAGCGGACCTTGGAACTCCTGCGCCAGCATGGACATCACGACCAGGCTGTCATAGCCGCCATCCGGCAATCGCACCGACTCCCGCAGCCGCCCCTCCTCGACAAAGCCTTCGCTCTGATAGAGCTTGAGCGCACGGGCGTTCAAGGCCCGCACATCGAACCAAAAGCGATGCGCCTTGAACTGGGAGAAGGCCAGGGCCTTGAGCTGGCGCAAGCAGGCCCGGCCCAGGCCTTGGCCCTGGACTTGCGGCTGCAACACCAAGCGCTTGAGCTCCAACGAACCGTTCGGATTGCGGCAGCCTTGCAGGATGACAAAGCCCAGACGCGTCCGGTCCGGCCCTTCGATGATGAAGTGGCGGCTGTCCGGGAAGCGGACGGCACCTTCGTGCTGGGTGCGCTCCCAGGGGGTGATGAAGGGCCGGTTGGCGCCGTCCTGCTCCACACCCACCACCCATTCAAGGTCGCTGAGCATGGTGGGGCGCAGGCGGGGGCTCATGCAGGTCTCCAGTGCTGGACCAAGCCTTGCGCGCCTTCTTCCATGCAGATCTCGGCCCAGGCGCCATTGGCCAGGGTGATCTGCGGCGGGCGGTGGCCGATGTCCATGTCCATCACCACCGGGCCGGTGAAATCGCGCAGCACATCCTCCAGCGCGCTCCAGCCCGAGTAGCCGTCCTCGGTCTGCTCAAGCGCGCTGCTGCGGCCGATCAACAGGCCGGCGAGCTGCTGCGGCGCGAACCAGCCGTGCAGGGCCAGGCTGTGCAGGGTGCGCGCCACTTCATAGGGCGCGGCCTCGCAGGCTTCCAGGTAAAGCAACCAGGGGCCGCCCGCTTGAAGCGGCGCGTAGCGCGTGCCCGCCAGGCGGGAGACGGTTTCCAAACACCCGCCGATGAGCCGCCCTTGGGCGCGGCGCGGCATGTCTTCCCGCAGCAAGCGCCAGCAGGTGGGAGTGTCCGTGCGCAGAGAAGCCGTCGGCTCTTCTCGCCAATTGGCTCCCGCCCCCTGGCGAAAGGCCGCACTGGGATGCTGAACCCAAGGTTCGGACGGCTCAAGCGTCAAGGCCTGCAACAGGCCGGCCGTGGTGGGGTTGAGTTCGGCGTCGCCCAGCTCCATCAGATTGGGCCCATGCAGCGTGACCCAGCGCGCACACAGGCTCAGGGGCAGGTAGAGCGTGCTCAGGTCCGAAAAGCCGCTGACCCATTTGGGCGGGGCCGCGCGCAGGCGTTCAAAGTCCAGATGGGGCAGCAACTCGATGGCGCGCTCGCCCCCCCAAGGAGCCAGCACCGCTTGGTAGTCCGGATTCAGCAAGGCGCCCTGCCACTCCGCCGCGCGCTCGGGCGCCGGGGCGCTGACCTGGTGCCGGCTTTGACGCAGGCAGCGGCCCTCCTCCACCCGCCAACCCTGGGCGCGCAGACGCTGGAGGGCCAGATCCAGCCGAGCGTGCAATAGAGGCGGCACGCCGGCCGAGGGCGCAGTCACGAAGACCGTATCACCCGCCTTGAGGGGAGCGGGCCAGCGAAAGGCTTCAGTCATCAAATGTCCACTTCCACCGCGTCGCCCAGGCGCTCCATCAGATCGCGCCGCGCGGCCGCTTCGTTGCGGCCCATCAGCTGGGTCAGCACGCCGCTTACGGCCTCGGCATCGGGCACGTCCACGCGCAGCAGGCGGCGGGTGTCGGGGTTGAGCGTGGTGTCCCAGAGCTGCTCGGCGCTCATCTCGCCCAGGCCCTTAAAGCGGCTGATGGTCCAGCTGCCTTCGCGGGCGCCTTCCTTGCGCAGCTTGTCCAGGATGGCGTGCTGCTCCCCCTCGTCCAGCGCATACATCTTCACCGGCGGCTTTTTGCCGCGCGCCGGGGCGTCCACCCGGAACAAGGGCGGGCGCGCCACATAGACATTGCCGGCCTGCACCAACTGCGGGAAGTGCTTCTGGAACAGCGTCAGCAGCAGCACCTGGATGTGGGCACCGTCCACATCGGCGTCCGACAGGATGCAGACCTTGCCGTAGCGCAGACCGCTGAGGTCGGCGTTGTCGTTCGGCCCATGGGGGTCGACGCCGATGGCCACCGCGATGTCGTGCACCTCGGTGTTCTTGAACAGCAGGTCGCGCTCGACCTCCCAGGTGTTGAGCACCTTGCCGCGCAGCGGCAGGATGGCCTGGGTTTCCTTGTTGCGGCCCATCTTGGCACTGCCCCCGGCGCTATCGCCCTCGACCAGGAAGAGCTCGTTCACATTCAGATCGCGGCTCTCGCAGTCGGTCAGCTTGCCGGGCAGCACGGCCACGCCACTGCCCTTGCGCTTTTCCACCTTCTGCGCAGCGCGCTGGCGGCTCTGGGCCTGCTTGATGACCAGCTCGGCCAGCTTCTTGCCGGCCTCCACATGCTGGGACAGCCACAGCTCCAGCGCCGGGCGCACATAGCCGGCCACCAAGCGCAGGGCATCGCGGCTGTTCAGGCGTTCCTTGGTCTGGCCCTGGAACTGCGGGTCCAGCACCTTGGCCGAGAGCACAAAGCTGGCGCGGCTGAACAAGTCCTCGGGCATCAGCTTCACGCCCTTGGGAAGCAGGGAATGCAGTTCGATAAAGGTCTTGACGGCCTGGAACATGCCGTCCTTCAGCCCCGCCTCGTGCGTGCCGCCGGCCACGGTGGGGATGAGGTTCACATAGCTCTCGCGCTGGCTGGCGGCCTCTTCCGTGAAGGCCACGCACCAGGCCGCGCCCTCGCCCTCGGCAAAGTTCTCGGTGTCGCTGGCCTTGGCGTAATGGGCGCCCTCGAAGAGCTCGATCAGGGGCTCGGCGTTCAGCGCGCCCTGCAGATACTCGCGCAGGCCGCCCTTGTAAAGCCAGGTCTGGGTCTCCCCCTTCTTTTCATCGGTGAGCGTGACCGTCACCCCCGGCATCAGCACGGCCTTGCTGCGCAGCAGATGGACGAGTTCGCCGCGCGGCAGCTCAGGCGCGTCGAAGTACTTGGCCTCGGGCCAAACCCGCACCCGCGTGCCCTGCTTGCGCGGGGCGCCGGGCTGCACGCTCACCGGCTGGATCACATCGCCGTGGGAAAAGACGATGCTGGCCACCTGGCCCTCGCGCTGCACGGTCACCTCCAGGCGCTTGGCCAGTGCGTTGGTCACCGACACCCCCACGCCGTGCAGGCCGCCGCTGAAGCTGTAGGCACCGCCCGCGCCCTTGTCGAACTTGCCGCCCGCGTGCAGCCGGGTGAAGACGATCTCCACCACCGGCACGCCTTCTTCCGGGTGCAGGCCGAAGGGAATGCCACGGCCGTCGTCCTCGACCGACACCGATCCATCCGTGTGCAGGGTCAGCGCGATGCGCTTGCCAAAGCCCGCCAAGGCCTCGTCGGCCGCGTTGTCCAGCACCTCCTGAATGATGTGCAGGGGGTTGTCGGTGCGGGTGTACATGCCCGGGCGCTGTTTGACGGGCTCCAGGCCCTTCAGAACGCGGATCGAGGCTTCGCCGTAGGTAGGAGTGGAGGCCATAGCAATTCAGACTGAGGGGCGCGGATTCTAGGAAGCTCGCAAAATCC
Above is a window of Inhella inkyongensis DNA encoding:
- a CDS encoding DUF427 domain-containing protein codes for the protein MKAIWKGTVIADSPHTVVMDGNHYFPAASLKRELTTFSNHRSRNAYGEEQWLSLFVNGDLLPDAVWFYPAPTELGAALKDHVAFVQAVQISD
- a CDS encoding Crp/Fnr family transcriptional regulator — translated: MHSDNELLAALPLELRQSWAAALQPVALPLGRVLYESGMRMSHLIFPTTAIVSLLYVLEDGDSAEIAVVGREGLVGISLFMGGETTPSRAVVQSAGQGWRLRADLLLAEFNRGGALMHLLLRYTQALITQMAQTAVCNRHHSLDQQLCRWLLLSLDRLPGSELVMTQELIANMLGVRRESVTEAAGKLDAAGLISYRRGHIQVLDRAGLEARTCECYAVVRREYARLLPPP
- the parC gene encoding DNA topoisomerase IV subunit A, translating into MNEMEPPRNTNGGGDGGAEDSGDALLLGEYAQRAYLEYALSVVKGRALPVVTDGQKPVQRRIVYSMFRMGLAWAGANGAKPVKSARVVGDVLGRFHPHGDQAAYDALVRMAQDFAQRYPLVDGQGNFGSRDGDGAAAMRYTEARLTPLARLLMEELDEGTVDFTPNYDGSTEEPKELPARLPFVLLNGASGIAVGMATEVPSHNLAEVAAAAVALLRNPQLPDDELFAAIPGPDFPGGAQIISSPDDIRAAYATGRGSLKLRARWKVEELARGQWQLVITELPHGVSSQKVLEEIEEISNPKVKTGKKAVTPEQLQLKNTLLAVLDGVRDESSKDAAVRLVFEPKSRTVSEADLTQVLLAHTSLETSSPINLTMVGLDGKPVQKNLRQILAEWLAFRQTTVQRRSQHRLQKAEDRIHILEGRQIVLLNIDEVIAIIRNADEPKPALIERFRLSDRQAEDILEIRLRQLARLEAIKIEQELKNLREEADKLRDILGNPGTLKRLLIKEIEADAKQFGDARRTLIQAEKRAVAELKVVDEPVTVVLSQKGWARALKGHEVDVNGLAFKAGDALYGAFKCRSVDTLIALGSSGRSYSVAVAALPGGRGDGAPVTSLIDLEAGTQLLHYFAGPASQSLVLAGSGGFGLVATIGDLTASKRVGKSFLALETGELPLKPALVSPEQPNLACLSDDGHLLTFPVTELKLQPKGGRGLTLMELAPKTKLLAVSCFAAGLQLTGIARGNKPKEELLRLSGLAAHAGKRARKGKAVEGFKDVTGIAPGIKE
- a CDS encoding DNA topoisomerase IV subunit B — encoded protein: MASTPTYGEASIRVLKGLEPVKQRPGMYTRTDNPLHIIQEVLDNAADEALAGFGKRIALTLHTDGSVSVEDDGRGIPFGLHPEEGVPVVEIVFTRLHAGGKFDKGAGGAYSFSGGLHGVGVSVTNALAKRLEVTVQREGQVASIVFSHGDVIQPVSVQPGAPRKQGTRVRVWPEAKYFDAPELPRGELVHLLRSKAVLMPGVTVTLTDEKKGETQTWLYKGGLREYLQGALNAEPLIELFEGAHYAKASDTENFAEGEGAAWCVAFTEEAASQRESYVNLIPTVAGGTHEAGLKDGMFQAVKTFIELHSLLPKGVKLMPEDLFSRASFVLSAKVLDPQFQGQTKERLNSRDALRLVAGYVRPALELWLSQHVEAGKKLAELVIKQAQSRQRAAQKVEKRKGSGVAVLPGKLTDCESRDLNVNELFLVEGDSAGGSAKMGRNKETQAILPLRGKVLNTWEVERDLLFKNTEVHDIAVAIGVDPHGPNDNADLSGLRYGKVCILSDADVDGAHIQVLLLTLFQKHFPQLVQAGNVYVARPPLFRVDAPARGKKPPVKMYALDEGEQHAILDKLRKEGAREGSWTISRFKGLGEMSAEQLWDTTLNPDTRRLLRVDVPDAEAVSGVLTQLMGRNEAAARRDLMERLGDAVEVDI
- a CDS encoding GNAT family N-acetyltransferase — protein: MLEVRTAVPGDAQALLALRNHYIAHSFASFDEQPLSLEAVERWMEGYAPAGPHRLWVAVQGDALRGYACSQRYRDHPAFARTIETSIYVAPEGAGQGVGSALYTRLFESIQGQGLHTAVVGIALPNAASVALHRRFGFEEVGVFREYAFKSGRALSSLWMQRCLGAARG
- a CDS encoding GNAT family N-acetyltransferase, which gives rise to MSPRLRPTMLSDLEWVVGVEQDGANRPFITPWERTQHEGAVRFPDSRHFIIEGPDRTRLGFVILQGCRNPNGSLELKRLVLQPQVQGQGLGRACLRQLKALAFSQFKAHRFWFDVRALNARALKLYQSEGFVEEGRLRESVRLPDGGYDSLVVMSMLAQEFQGPLAHA
- a CDS encoding type 1 glutamine amidotransferase domain-containing protein, coding for MARLLIPLPRQDHDPSEVAIPWQLLREQGHICVFATPDGRPAQADLRMLSGQGLGPFKGLLAADARARATHEALRADPAFQRPLAWSALQDQDFDALWLAGGHAQGMREYLESPMLQALVARHAQAGRPLAAVCHGVVLAARSRDAQGRSVLAGRRVTALLARQELAAWWLTRAWLGDYYRTYPQTVQAEVTAALGEPTLFEPGPLPIARDAPGQEGRGFAQQDGNWVTGRWPGDLHRMVQLFSPLLRPSNAASTAS
- a CDS encoding GGDEF domain-containing protein — translated: MNPFSPRSKLTTDCSKTQLRRLLRVLATTRKALRAARAREQLARQRSQCDDLTGLANREGFACLTRANLADPLPLDQVCALLFIDLDGFKAINDQLGHAAGDRLLQIVGARLTHAMRAGDSVSRHGGDEFLCLLPQLHSEARAMSIAQQLVGLIAAPCELGGIRVSVRPSIGLAFYPRDGATLELLLAHADQAMYAAKRDGGGVAAAQR
- a CDS encoding S66 family peptidase; its protein translation is MTEAFRWPAPLKAGDTVFVTAPSAGVPPLLHARLDLALQRLRAQGWRVEEGRCLRQSRHQVSAPAPERAAEWQGALLNPDYQAVLAPWGGERAIELLPHLDFERLRAAPPKWVSGFSDLSTLYLPLSLCARWVTLHGPNLMELGDAELNPTTAGLLQALTLEPSEPWVQHPSAAFRQGAGANWREEPTASLRTDTPTCWRLLREDMPRRAQGRLIGGCLETVSRLAGTRYAPLQAGGPWLLYLEACEAAPYEVARTLHSLALHGWFAPQQLAGLLIGRSSALEQTEDGYSGWSALEDVLRDFTGPVVMDMDIGHRPPQITLANGAWAEICMEEGAQGLVQHWRPA